One genomic region from Strix uralensis isolate ZFMK-TIS-50842 chromosome 5, bStrUra1, whole genome shotgun sequence encodes:
- the LOC141943708 gene encoding struthiocalcin-2-like, with amino-acid sequence MGPTRTLRLGLLGWLLLVPRLRGQEPAACAWGWVPFEEGCYGFFPRELSWRRAEAFCQRWGAGAHLASVHSAEEHRAIAALLAASRPAEDSEEEEEEEEEDNGIWIGLHRPLGSRRWQWSDSSEVDYGSWHQQPGPRRRACAALQDTAGFLTWYSDACADRKPFVCKSSA; translated from the exons ATGGGACCGACGAGGACGCTGAGGCTGGGCctgctgggctggctgctgctcGTCCCCCGGCTGCGCG ggcaGGAGCCGGCTGCCTGCGCCTGGGGCTGGGTGCCCTTCGAGGAGGGGTGCTACGGCTTCTTCCCCCgggagctgagctggagaagggCAGAg GCCTTTTGCCAGCGCTGGGGCGCGGGCGCCCACCTGGCCTCGGTGCACAGCGCGGAGGAGCACCGGGCCATCGCCGCCCTGCTCGCTgcctcccgccccgccgaggacagcgaggaggaggaggaggaggaggaggaggacaacgGCATCTGGATCGGCCTCCATCGGCCCCTGGGG AGCCGACGCTGGCAGTGGTCGGACAGCTCGGAGGTGGACTATGGCTCCTGGCACCAGCAGCCCGGGCCCCGCAGGAGAGCGTGCGCCGCGCTGCAGGACACGGCCG GTTTCTTGACGTGGTACAGCGATGCCTGCGCCGACAGAAAACCCTTCGTCTGCAAGTCCAGCGCCTAG
- the CIMAP1B gene encoding ciliary microtubule associated protein 1B, whose product MSDGAWVGSWRPHRPRGPIAALYSSPGPKYGLPTGVGYRLHDPSRSRAPAYSFGVRVGGRQDERSPGPVYLLPPGTTAKGKDGTPSYSIYGRAPNLAPFCTPGPGCYSPERAGGLAFPSAPACTLGSRTRHGTVHQTPGPAAYRLPPMLGPNVVNKSSAPNFSIPGRSNIGAFYEDLCKTPGPCSYRVVDADVYKRRAPQYSMLARNTLPGDPTTKPGPGAYSLQQDRRRGLTFGIRHSDYLAPLIVDVPD is encoded by the exons ATGTCGGACGGAGCCTGGGTGGGCAGCTGGAGGCCCCACCGCCCCCGTGGCCCCATCGCCGCCCTCTACAGCAGCCCCGGGCCCAAGTACGGGCTCCCCACCGGTGTCG GTTATCGTCTGCACGACCCCTCCCGCAGCCGCGCTCCCGCCTACAGTTTCGGGGTCCGGGTGGGGGGGCGGCAGGACGAGCGCTCCCCCGGGCCCGTGTACTTGCTGCCCCCCGGGACCACCGCCAAGGGCAAGGATGGGACCCCCTCTTACTCCATCTACGGCCGCGCCCCCAACCTGGCGCCCTTCTGCACCCCCGGGCCAG GCTGCTATTCCCCGGAGAGGGCGGGCGGATTGGCCTTTCCCTCGGCACCTGCCTGCACACTCGGCTCCCGCACCAGGCACGGCACTGTCCACCAGACACCAG gCCCCGCTGCCTACCGGCTGCCCCCCATGCTGGGGCCCAACGTGGTGAACAAGAGCTCGGCCCCCAACTTCTCCATCCCGGGACGCAGCAACATCGGCGCCTTCTACGAGGATCTGTGCAAg ACGCCGGGGCCCTGCAGCTACCGCGTGGTGGACGCCGACGTCTACAAGCGGCGGGCGCCGCAGTACAGCATGCTGGCGCGAAACACCCTGCCCGGGGACCCCACCACCAAGCCCGGACCCGGTGCCTACAGCCTTCAGCAG GACCGGCGGCGGGGGCTGACGTTCGGGATCCGGCACTCGGACTACCTGGCCCCCCTCATCGTGGACGTGCCTGActag
- the TYMP gene encoding thymidine phosphorylase, with product MAALPTLIRKKRDGERLEDEEIRSFVRAVTEGTAQQGQIGAMLMAIRLRGMEAGETLALTRAMAGSGRALGWPPAWSGRLVDKHSTGGVGDKVSLALAPALAACGCKVPMISGRGLAHTGGTLDKLEAIPGFRVSLSPQEMCDVLERVGCCIVGQSEELVPADRVLYSLRDVTATVDSLPLITASILSKKAAEQLSALVLDVKFGSAALCPTQESARELAQSLVAVGQRLGIRTAAVLSRMDEPLGHRVGNSLEVLEALECLEGGGPPDLRELVTTLGGLLLWQCGLAEVAKQGQERLGRALDDGSALRTFEAMLEAQGVPPDTARRLCAGTPPQRCQVLGQASVREELPALCGGWVQQVEALPLARVLHELGAGRARAGDPINPRVGAEVLVAAGQRLQEGEPWLRVHHDGALGAGGRRALQAALRLAPGPPRAPRPRLAETILPPAAARGDRP from the exons AtggctgctctccccaccctgaTCCGCAAGAAGCGGGACGGGGAGCGGCTGGAGGACGAGGAGATCCGCAGCTTCGTGCGGGCCGTGACGGAGGGCACCGCGCAGCAGGGCCAGATCG GTGCCATGCTGATGGCCATCCGGCTGCGGGGCATGGAGGCAGGCGAGACGCTGGCGCTGACGCGGGCCATGGCGGGCTCGGGGCGGGCACTGGGCTGGCCACCGGCCTGGAGTGGGCGCCTGGTGGACAAACACTCGACGGGCGGCGTCGGGGACAAGGTCAGCCTGgccctggcccctgccctggccgCCTGTGGCTGCAAG GTGCCCATGATCAGTGGGAGGGGCCTGGCCCACACCGGGGGCACCCTGGACAAGCTGGAGGCCATCCCCGGCTTCCGTGTCTCCCTCAGCCCCCAGGAG ATGTGCGACGTCCTGGAGCGCGTGGGCTGCTGCATCGTGGGGCAGAGCGAGGAGCTGGTGCCAGCCGACCGCGTGCTGTACAGCCTGCGGGACGTCACCGCCACCGTCGACAGCCTGCCCCTCATCACAG CCTCCATCCTGAGCAAGAAGGCGGCGGAGCAGCTCTCGGCGCTGGTGCTAGATGTCAAGTTCGGGAGCGCGGCGCTGTGCCCCACGCAGGAGAGCGCACGGGAGCTGGCCCAGAGCCTG GTGGCCGTGGGCCAGCGGCTGGGCATCCGCACGGCGGCCGTGCTGAGCCGCATGGACGAGCCGCTGGGCCACCGTGTGGGCAACTCGCTGGAAGTGCTGGAGGCCCTGGAGTGCCTggagggggggggcccccccgacCTGCGGGAGCTGGTCACCACACTGG GcgggctgctgctgtggcagtgcGGGCTGGCAGAGGTGGCCAAGCAGGGCCAGGAGCGCCTGGGCCGGGCGCTGGACGACGGCTCGGCCCTGCGCACCttcgaggccatgctggaggcACAGGGAGTGCCCCCCGATACCGCCCGCCGCCTCtgcgccgggacccccccccagcgctgccagGTCCTGGGGCAGGCGAGTGTCCGCGAGGAGCTGCCCGCGCTGTGCGGAG gctgggtGCAGCAGGTGGAGGCCCTGCCGCTGGCCCGTGTCCTGCACGAGCTGGGGGCCGGCCGGGCGCGGGCCGGGGACCCCATCAACCCCCGCGTGGGCGCCGAGGTGCTGGTGGCCGCGGGGCAGCGCCTGCAGGAAG GCGAGCCCTGGCTGCGGGTGCACCACGACGGggcgctgggggcgggggggcgccggGCCCTGCAGGCAGCGCTGCGCCTGGCAccgggccccccccgcgccccccgacCCCGCCTGGCCGAGACCATCCTGCCCCCCGCTGCGGCCCGCGGGGACCGGCCATAG